In one Paenibacillus sp. JQZ6Y-1 genomic region, the following are encoded:
- a CDS encoding LacI family DNA-binding transcriptional regulator, which yields MKIKDVAQRAGVSVTSVSRVLNGEKYVSEDILQRVNEAIEELNYSPSHIARSLKKQKTNTIGVIVPDLTSNFYSTILSSIEETASKYGYNLIVCNIAENLSKELKYLHIFQEMRVEGIIIMHEKTNDEIVSFIRNATMPVLFSSVQSPDPAFVSVLIDDYKAAFDATEYLIQSGHTEISYLGGDLEDVTSGQNRYNGFRDALNKHGIHIADEYIKFGDYKLPSGHALMDELLRLKKRPTVVFAASDDMAVGALNCALDRGLRVPQDISIMGFDGSNITDIVRPSITSMQQPIYEMGQVSLENLHRLIIHAKNKPRADIMLQHQLVVRESCKIIPSSASV from the coding sequence GTGAAAATCAAAGATGTGGCACAGCGAGCAGGCGTATCTGTTACCAGTGTCTCCCGCGTGCTAAACGGAGAAAAGTATGTAAGCGAGGACATTCTGCAACGGGTCAATGAAGCGATTGAGGAGCTGAATTATTCTCCTAGTCATATCGCCCGCAGTCTCAAAAAGCAAAAAACCAATACGATCGGTGTGATCGTGCCAGATCTAACCTCCAACTTCTATTCCACGATCCTGAGCAGCATTGAAGAAACGGCAAGCAAATATGGTTATAACCTGATCGTATGTAATATTGCCGAGAATCTGAGCAAGGAACTGAAGTACTTGCATATTTTTCAAGAGATGCGTGTGGAAGGCATTATTATCATGCACGAGAAAACGAATGACGAGATCGTCAGCTTTATCCGCAATGCGACGATGCCTGTCCTCTTTTCCAGCGTGCAATCACCCGATCCAGCCTTTGTCTCCGTCTTGATCGACGACTACAAAGCCGCCTTCGATGCAACGGAATATTTGATCCAATCTGGGCATACGGAGATTTCGTATTTGGGCGGTGATCTGGAAGATGTAACCTCTGGGCAAAATCGATATAACGGGTTCCGTGATGCATTGAACAAGCATGGCATTCACATTGCTGACGAATATATCAAATTTGGCGACTACAAGCTGCCTAGCGGACATGCGCTAATGGATGAGCTGCTGCGTCTGAAGAAGCGACCAACGGTAGTATTTGCCGCTAGCGATGATATGGCAGTTGGTGCATTGAATTGTGCATTGGATCGCGGGTTGCGCGTACCGCAGGACATATCTATCATGGGCTTTGACGGTAGTAATATTACCGATATTGTGCGTCCGTCCATCACCTCCATGCAGCAGCCGATCTATGAAATGGGTCAGGTATCGCTGGAAAATCTGCATCGCCTTATTATCCATGCTAAAAACAAGCCCCGCGCTGACATCATGCTTCAGCATCAACTGGTAGTTCGTGAAAGCTGCAAGATCATCCCATCCTCTGCTTCCGTGTAA
- a CDS encoding PD-(D/E)XK nuclease family protein translates to MAQYPQWSYSQSRANMFDECLRKYYFHYYAAHNGWNDRLGSPEQVHAYRLKQLRNFYLLFGDLAHRMCESALRQLDEGKQAPRPEFLSHTMRQLLNDAYVQSKDRDAWMRNPKHHIMLSEVYYGDDTLTSRISTIRERQQECVRHLYVTRTWQEVSQPGMNILEIEKWDNMILFDTKVYVKMDLLYRRPDHKVVIVDWKTGREDDFSDQLYLYASYVQEKYNLPLDQIIIRVEYLITGDHQEYSVTRDDIDRVERNIGRYIEEMKSCLDDDYYNRPKPETFFTPMPSARKCRDCNFREMCSASMV, encoded by the coding sequence ATGGCACAATACCCACAATGGTCCTACTCGCAATCCAGGGCCAATATGTTTGATGAATGTCTGCGAAAATATTATTTTCACTACTACGCTGCACATAACGGCTGGAATGACCGGCTCGGTTCGCCAGAGCAGGTACATGCCTATCGGTTGAAGCAGCTGCGTAACTTTTACCTGTTGTTCGGAGATTTGGCGCATCGAATGTGCGAATCGGCACTGCGCCAGCTAGACGAGGGCAAGCAGGCACCGCGCCCTGAATTTTTGTCCCATACGATGCGGCAGCTGCTCAACGATGCGTATGTGCAATCCAAGGATCGCGATGCTTGGATGCGGAATCCGAAGCATCATATCATGCTGTCCGAGGTGTATTACGGCGATGATACGCTAACTAGTCGCATTTCCACCATTCGCGAGCGACAGCAGGAATGCGTTCGTCATTTATATGTTACTCGCACTTGGCAGGAAGTTAGCCAACCGGGCATGAATATATTAGAAATCGAGAAATGGGACAATATGATCCTGTTCGATACCAAAGTCTACGTCAAAATGGACTTACTGTACCGTCGTCCCGATCACAAAGTGGTAATTGTGGATTGGAAAACGGGACGCGAGGATGACTTTTCCGATCAGCTGTATCTGTACGCGTCGTATGTACAGGAAAAGTATAATCTGCCGCTGGATCAGATTATCATTCGCGTCGAATATCTGATTACCGGTGATCATCAGGAATACAGCGTTACCCGTGATGATATTGATCGGGTGGAGCGCAATATTGGACGCTATATTGAAGAGATGAAATCCTGTTTGGATGACGATTATTACAACCGTCCCAAGCCGGAAACGTTTTTTACCCCCATGCCTTCGGCGCGTAAATGCAGGGACTGCAACTTCCGTGAAATGTGCAGCGCCAGTATGGTATAA
- a CDS encoding PAS domain S-box protein — translation MDTGSVPDMSLLMHIYRHTPTGHAIFSPQGECLYVNPALCRLLEEEEDELRIRLNQQQLAPIWLNNRSQHTVERRILRGDRQPIWVSLHASFYPEQPDMPLQYMILYAQEIPEQTEPVSKNLYSLVTQQGAGIVAISSSDGKLLYASSSVRSVLGYEPEEIVGSSYSLYCYTDEQASEKERLQQVERTFIRRIRHKDGHDVWLEGFVQRLDEEKDKPSRFLCILQDVTVRKTQEDIVSRAHRMARIGAWDWDIKAGVIHFSKDVLRIFGYAMKPIEHDPASYLSTIHPDDLSYVTECLQRALELGEGGANTYRIVLPDGIQKTVQTRWEVITDKQTGNPLQMIGIAQDVTEQYMMSEQLRISEHNYRMITDHSLDLISRHQDDEQCTFLYASPASLTLLGYQPQEMVGEDCFDYVHPEDRDKLRAYVEHIRKLDSHHSDTLVFRYRHKNGNYVWFETLSRYMYNEQENRYTYTAVSRDITERKYLEMVLRDSEHRYRSLFENNPSGVCAVDLDGHFLSVNSSLEELTGYSRHELIGMQVFSFFGKSDTRKIRYHADLARQGVPQMYEVNILRKDGSIFSADVVNVPILSDTKVIGLYGIVTETTELKRYIHMIEKLGNERALILDSVSEGIFSVDADGRGIFINRTGAEMLGLNMHQLDEQEQAGQPEWHKGYYNFDVLNEQSPIIQAIRQGTPNLEQETVFWKSDGSSFLAAYRVTPVYEQGEQRGAVIVFRDITDQKEILRAKESAERADRAKSEFLSVMSHELRTPMNGIIGMTGLLADTELDEQQHSYLDIVMNSSETLLQLLNEILDFSKVEAGMLTLEPEPFDIAVMLDHVAELFLLRATEKQNVLTVTIDPSIPDLLLGDEGRIRQILINLVGNAVKFTDQGQIAVSVRPLSREEGQTSCQTDIWLEFAVSDTGIGIAAEQQHLLFQPFSQLHPVWNRKYGGTGLGLSICRKLVELMGGSIDVSSQENQGATFRFVLKLETLKPLTAELPDVVNRLAPEDKATATSEDAFSELRILIAEDHPSNQHVLLSMLKRFACTADLAVNGLEAVQYASEQPYDLILMDVQMPEMNGIEATQRILQHYAQIPQHEPRIVGITAFARMEDRQRCLEAGMHDFVSKPIMTAELRRVLEECSQLVAGRHAER, via the coding sequence TTGGATACAGGCTCTGTACCGGATATGTCCCTGTTGATGCACATATATCGGCATACGCCAACCGGGCATGCTATTTTTTCACCGCAGGGTGAATGTTTGTATGTGAATCCGGCATTATGCCGGTTGCTGGAGGAAGAGGAAGACGAGCTACGTATCCGTCTGAATCAGCAGCAGCTTGCACCGATCTGGCTGAATAACCGCAGTCAGCATACGGTAGAGCGACGCATCCTTCGTGGAGATCGGCAACCGATCTGGGTATCGCTGCATGCTTCCTTTTATCCAGAGCAACCGGACATGCCGCTGCAATATATGATTCTGTATGCGCAAGAGATACCCGAGCAAACCGAGCCAGTTTCCAAAAATCTATATTCCCTCGTCACTCAGCAGGGGGCGGGAATTGTGGCAATCAGCTCATCGGATGGAAAGCTGCTATATGCGTCCTCGTCGGTTCGTAGTGTGCTAGGTTATGAGCCAGAAGAAATCGTAGGCAGCAGCTATTCGCTATACTGCTACACAGATGAACAGGCATCGGAAAAGGAGCGGTTGCAGCAGGTAGAGCGTACCTTTATCCGTCGTATCCGGCACAAGGATGGTCATGATGTGTGGCTGGAAGGCTTTGTGCAACGGCTGGATGAAGAAAAGGATAAACCATCACGTTTTTTATGTATTTTGCAGGATGTTACTGTGCGTAAAACGCAGGAGGATATTGTGTCACGCGCGCATCGAATGGCACGTATCGGAGCATGGGATTGGGATATAAAAGCAGGTGTCATTCACTTCTCCAAGGATGTGCTGCGTATTTTTGGATATGCGATGAAGCCAATAGAGCATGATCCAGCATCGTATCTGTCCACCATTCATCCTGACGATCTCAGCTATGTAACGGAATGTCTGCAACGAGCTTTGGAGCTGGGAGAGGGCGGAGCGAACACATACCGCATTGTGCTGCCAGACGGTATCCAGAAGACCGTGCAGACACGCTGGGAAGTGATTACCGATAAGCAGACTGGGAATCCGCTGCAAATGATCGGCATCGCTCAGGATGTGACCGAACAATATATGATGAGTGAGCAGCTGCGTATTAGCGAGCATAATTACCGTATGATTACCGATCACTCACTGGATCTGATCTCGCGTCATCAGGATGATGAGCAGTGTACCTTTTTGTATGCTTCGCCTGCCAGTCTGACGTTGCTTGGTTATCAGCCGCAGGAGATGGTCGGAGAAGATTGCTTTGACTATGTACACCCAGAGGATCGTGACAAGCTGCGCGCCTATGTGGAGCATATTCGCAAGCTGGATAGTCATCATAGCGATACACTCGTCTTTCGGTATCGGCACAAAAATGGTAACTATGTCTGGTTTGAGACACTAAGCCGGTACATGTATAACGAGCAGGAGAACCGGTATACCTATACCGCTGTCTCCCGTGATATTACGGAACGCAAATATTTGGAAATGGTGCTGCGCGATAGTGAGCATCGCTACCGTTCCTTATTTGAAAACAATCCGTCCGGCGTATGTGCCGTAGACTTGGATGGTCATTTCCTATCCGTGAACAGCAGCTTGGAAGAGCTGACGGGGTATTCGCGGCATGAGCTGATCGGGATGCAAGTCTTTTCCTTTTTCGGCAAATCGGATACGCGTAAAATCCGCTATCACGCCGATCTTGCCCGTCAGGGTGTTCCACAGATGTACGAAGTGAATATTCTGCGTAAGGATGGCTCGATCTTCTCGGCGGATGTGGTCAATGTGCCGATTCTGTCGGATACGAAGGTGATTGGTTTATACGGCATCGTGACGGAGACAACAGAGCTGAAGCGGTATATTCATATGATCGAAAAGCTTGGCAATGAGCGTGCATTGATTCTTGATTCGGTATCCGAGGGCATATTCAGTGTAGATGCCGATGGCAGAGGAATCTTTATCAATCGCACGGGTGCGGAGATGCTGGGACTGAATATGCACCAGCTGGATGAACAGGAGCAAGCAGGTCAGCCGGAATGGCATAAAGGATATTACAATTTCGATGTGCTGAACGAGCAATCGCCGATCATTCAAGCGATTCGGCAGGGTACGCCCAATTTGGAGCAGGAGACGGTATTCTGGAAAAGTGACGGTTCCAGCTTCCTCGCCGCTTATCGAGTAACACCTGTATATGAGCAGGGCGAGCAGCGCGGGGCAGTTATCGTTTTCCGCGATATTACCGATCAGAAGGAAATTTTGCGTGCCAAAGAATCGGCAGAACGCGCTGATCGCGCTAAGTCAGAGTTTCTATCCGTGATGAGTCATGAGCTACGCACACCGATGAACGGCATTATTGGTATGACTGGGTTGCTAGCGGATACCGAGCTGGATGAGCAGCAACATAGTTATCTGGATATTGTGATGAATAGCAGCGAAACCTTATTGCAGCTGCTGAACGAAATTCTTGATTTTAGCAAAGTGGAAGCAGGTATGCTGACACTGGAACCGGAGCCGTTCGATATTGCGGTCATGCTAGATCATGTTGCTGAGCTGTTCTTGCTGCGGGCAACGGAAAAGCAAAACGTCTTGACTGTGACTATCGATCCGAGCATACCGGATTTGCTGCTAGGCGATGAAGGACGGATTCGTCAGATTCTGATTAATCTAGTCGGCAATGCGGTCAAATTTACCGATCAGGGTCAAATTGCAGTTAGTGTCCGCCCATTGAGTCGGGAAGAAGGGCAGACCTCGTGTCAGACCGACATTTGGCTGGAATTTGCCGTTAGTGATACGGGCATTGGTATTGCGGCAGAGCAGCAGCATTTGCTGTTCCAGCCGTTCTCCCAGCTGCATCCGGTTTGGAATCGCAAATATGGTGGCACGGGGCTCGGTTTATCCATTTGTCGCAAGCTGGTAGAGCTGATGGGTGGCAGTATTGATGTGAGCAGTCAGGAGAATCAGGGCGCTACCTTCCGCTTTGTGTTGAAGCTGGAAACGCTCAAGCCTTTGACAGCAGAATTGCCGGATGTGGTCAATCGGTTGGCACCGGAGGACAAAGCGACGGCAACTAGCGAAGATGCTTTTTCCGAATTGCGCATTCTAATCGCTGAGGATCATCCATCGAACCAGCATGTATTACTGTCCATGCTGAAGCGGTTTGCTTGTACGGCGGATTTGGCAGTGAATGGGCTAGAAGCTGTCCAGTATGCGTCGGAGCAGCCGTATGATCTGATCCTGATGGATGTGCAAATGCCGGAAATGAATGGGATTGAAGCGACGCAGCGCATTTTGCAGCATTATGCACAGATTCCACAGCATGAACCGCGCATTGTTGGTATTACCGCCTTTGCTCGAATGGAAGATCGCCAGCGTTGTCTGGAAGCGGGCATGCACGATTTTGTCAGCAAGCCGATCATGACGGCGGAATTGCGTCGTGTCTTGGAAGAATGCAGTCAGCTAGTAGCGGGTCGTCATGCGGAGCGATGA
- the infC gene encoding translation initiation factor IF-3 has protein sequence MIKNEKIKASEVHVTGINGEDLGVMPTKEALQLARQLKVDLVCTSLFSSPPPCQLIGAGAAKQQKQQEARKDRPVKVKEIRLTANIEDHDLDTKKNQAERLLQSGNSVQLVVKTKNSKESGVARQLLEELTRDLKPYGKPTTGIQVSGKQAMVQLDSNQ, from the coding sequence ATGATCAAAAACGAGAAAATTAAAGCATCCGAAGTGCATGTGACCGGGATCAACGGCGAAGATCTGGGTGTGATGCCAACCAAGGAAGCATTGCAATTGGCACGACAATTAAAGGTGGATCTGGTCTGCACGTCCCTATTCAGCAGCCCACCGCCATGTCAGCTGATTGGTGCCGGCGCTGCCAAACAGCAAAAGCAGCAAGAAGCGCGCAAGGATCGTCCAGTTAAGGTCAAAGAAATTCGCCTGACTGCTAATATTGAGGATCACGATTTGGATACGAAAAAGAATCAAGCGGAACGCTTGCTGCAATCGGGCAATTCGGTACAGCTGGTCGTAAAGACCAAAAACAGCAAAGAATCGGGAGTGGCTCGTCAATTGCTAGAAGAATTAACCCGCGACCTAAAGCCTTACGGCAAACCGACCACAGGCATTCAAGTGAGCGGCAAGCAGGCGATGGTACAGCTGGATTCCAATCAATAA
- a CDS encoding FxLYD domain-containing protein, with protein MSPSSSYDPYYAQADPEEDEPTAVLLPLDDDGYRPDRTSALSDSLSRNDRPSRFGKLRKALPWIVPVILLIAAAICVNAWYQHQQQINRQVVAFHQQAQQLALQGKYEDSEQQLQSALTLRPDHKALSSDLTIVQTAHRIHDKLQAVASKLKQNQLTPAEKSLTTLQKTLDQRKESIFTREKKLAARNQDLLAVLKVKQELDGLDTVEALAYKLDEVERLDSNEADEVKTLIVNKIVNLSLKNAENQLQKNDFTSATATVKLGLQYDEDNDKLKSLQQRIQSQQQAFEQAEQQRIERAEQQAEQEDLNNRTAAVEPSDVTAVLNEYGDIEISGSVENVATRPIYSVDVEYSAYDANGNYLFSSSAVVEPYYLQPGESGTYSSYEYGWYEQVTIQVDHITWYLD; from the coding sequence TTGTCGCCGTCATCATCTTATGATCCATACTATGCGCAAGCAGATCCAGAAGAGGATGAACCTACAGCTGTTCTTTTGCCATTGGATGATGATGGGTATCGACCAGATCGCACGTCTGCATTGTCTGACAGTCTAAGTCGTAATGATCGCCCGTCGCGGTTTGGTAAGCTACGTAAGGCATTGCCGTGGATCGTGCCTGTCATCCTATTGATTGCTGCCGCTATATGTGTGAATGCTTGGTATCAGCATCAGCAGCAGATCAATCGTCAAGTGGTGGCGTTTCATCAGCAGGCGCAGCAGCTTGCTCTACAGGGCAAGTACGAAGACTCGGAGCAGCAGCTACAATCGGCGCTGACGTTGCGACCGGATCACAAGGCGTTATCGTCTGATCTGACGATTGTGCAGACGGCGCATCGCATTCATGACAAGCTGCAAGCCGTAGCCTCAAAGTTGAAGCAAAATCAGCTGACTCCTGCAGAAAAGTCGCTGACGACCTTGCAGAAAACGCTGGATCAACGGAAGGAATCGATTTTTACCCGTGAGAAAAAACTGGCTGCCCGCAATCAGGATCTGCTAGCGGTGCTCAAGGTCAAGCAGGAGCTAGACGGATTGGATACCGTGGAAGCGCTGGCGTACAAGCTGGATGAAGTGGAACGTCTGGATAGCAACGAAGCCGACGAAGTGAAGACCTTGATCGTGAACAAGATCGTCAATTTAAGTCTGAAAAACGCTGAAAACCAGCTGCAAAAAAACGATTTCACTTCTGCGACTGCTACCGTCAAGCTCGGGCTGCAATATGATGAAGATAACGACAAGCTCAAATCGTTACAGCAGCGTATCCAATCGCAGCAGCAAGCATTCGAGCAGGCAGAACAGCAGCGGATCGAACGTGCAGAGCAACAGGCGGAGCAAGAAGACCTCAATAATCGTACTGCCGCTGTGGAGCCATCTGATGTAACCGCCGTCTTGAACGAGTACGGAGACATTGAAATTTCCGGTAGTGTAGAGAATGTGGCTACTCGTCCGATTTATTCGGTGGATGTGGAATATTCCGCTTATGATGCCAATGGTAACTATCTGTTCTCCTCGTCCGCTGTCGTCGAGCCTTATTATCTGCAACCGGGCGAAAGTGGAACGTATAGCTCTTACGAATATGGCTGGTATGAGCAGGTGACCATTCAGGTGGATCATATCACGTGGTATCTGGATTGA
- a CDS encoding S1C family serine protease, whose translation MSKSWIISSIASVLIVAAGVGSIVYINRAVPQQLSSKVLLADASVGKASAAAGGSQTLKDVIFTTQKKVVMLETEAGSLGSGFLYNDQGDVITNAHVVSGVKQVKVKTADARILDGKVIGIGTQTDIALVRVPKLAGTEPLQLSTKKTAEVGDDVLALGSPLGLQNTITTGIISGVGRDFTIDPYVYRNLYQISAPIAPGNSGGPLIQADTGEVLGINSAMASESNTIGFSIPISEIKDTVKQWSAKPMSELPEGTESAATDDESSEEMSVEEYAEYLVNYFYDNLNTQDYVTAYSLLGSNWQGHTDYAEFRQGYINTGYVSVDSIASTASGDQVSVTVHITADERKDNVNTTSMYKLTYVVGYENDILKIISGKGEKVQN comes from the coding sequence ATGAGCAAATCATGGATCATTAGCAGTATTGCCAGCGTATTGATCGTTGCCGCAGGTGTTGGCTCTATTGTGTACATTAATCGTGCTGTACCGCAGCAATTGTCCTCCAAGGTGTTGCTCGCCGACGCTTCGGTGGGCAAAGCATCTGCCGCAGCAGGTGGAAGTCAAACGCTGAAGGACGTTATTTTTACAACCCAGAAAAAAGTAGTCATGCTGGAAACCGAAGCAGGCTCGCTCGGTTCGGGCTTTTTGTATAACGATCAAGGCGATGTGATTACGAACGCCCATGTTGTATCCGGCGTGAAACAGGTCAAAGTCAAAACAGCGGACGCGCGCATACTGGATGGCAAAGTGATCGGCATTGGTACCCAGACCGATATTGCACTAGTGCGTGTACCAAAATTGGCAGGAACAGAGCCATTGCAGCTATCGACCAAGAAAACGGCGGAAGTCGGTGACGATGTGCTGGCGCTCGGTAGCCCGCTCGGTTTGCAAAATACGATCACAACCGGCATTATCAGCGGCGTAGGGCGCGATTTTACGATTGATCCGTATGTATATCGCAATCTGTATCAAATCTCTGCACCGATTGCGCCGGGCAATAGCGGTGGTCCGCTGATTCAGGCGGATACGGGTGAAGTGCTAGGGATCAATTCCGCAATGGCAAGTGAATCGAATACGATTGGGTTCAGTATTCCAATCTCCGAGATCAAGGACACCGTGAAGCAATGGTCTGCCAAGCCAATGAGTGAATTGCCAGAAGGCACAGAGTCTGCCGCCACAGACGACGAATCCTCGGAAGAGATGTCTGTCGAGGAATATGCAGAATATCTCGTCAATTACTTTTATGACAATCTGAATACGCAGGATTATGTCACGGCATATTCCTTGCTCGGCAGCAACTGGCAAGGGCATACCGATTATGCAGAATTCAGGCAGGGCTATATCAACACCGGCTATGTGAGCGTCGATTCCATCGCGTCTACCGCTTCCGGCGATCAGGTGAGCGTCACGGTACACATTACCGCCGACGAGCGCAAGGATAATGTTAATACAACCAGTATGTATAAGCTGACCTATGTAGTCGGCTATGAGAATGATATTTTGAAAATCATTAGCGGCAAAGGCGAAAAAGTGCAGAATTGA
- a CDS encoding copper amine oxidase N-terminal domain-containing protein: MRKRKTTLWTMLPLVLLLIVLSGCQSVGSLDIQKAMISNLDVQSIESNQTLSVHLTPAASASAQNVMIAEVLNNSKLIIDHAKMESPTKLSVTGAVEYVGQRLPFHLYMNDDGVTIDLEGAKQPIYISYSLYEQATGLSSAGFSFSLVQEQQREFTKVAAAFLFKHLPNPSNIAVDSVSADVYGETLDLTRLHTELDGKEVLELVKPFLTSIASDEQGIKDLIGAFYDYYAPIIAQSAGSEASSGSMFANRDTFIEEGYTAVKETLDEVLQEYDQNLADVRDNESFNTVFGPETRVTADVYFDSDLHARKQNFDLTIALPKDGSMDYTSINIHTESNAWNINGNVTAEPVDVSRGVLNINDDTTPGTILRNFDASSPIGKLLQLANISSKTVYVGPYSDYDDLIVRNKISYIPAKDLAEALDAKMQWNASTKQLTFTDDITGAVTVLKVNSKKATVDGQAKTLPASVIQVKGKTYVPVRAVAGWLGATVTSSSGDIIIERK; the protein is encoded by the coding sequence ATGAGAAAAAGAAAAACGACCTTGTGGACGATGCTTCCACTGGTATTGTTGCTGATCGTGCTGTCCGGTTGTCAATCCGTAGGCAGTCTAGATATTCAAAAGGCGATGATTAGCAATCTGGATGTCCAGTCGATTGAATCCAATCAGACCTTGTCGGTGCATCTGACGCCTGCCGCTTCTGCTAGTGCACAAAATGTGATGATTGCGGAGGTGCTGAATAACAGCAAACTGATCATCGACCATGCCAAAATGGAAAGCCCAACCAAGCTATCCGTAACCGGAGCAGTCGAATATGTGGGACAACGGCTTCCGTTCCATCTGTATATGAATGATGACGGAGTAACCATTGATCTGGAAGGAGCTAAGCAGCCGATATACATATCTTATTCACTCTACGAACAGGCTACTGGGCTAAGTAGTGCAGGGTTTAGCTTTTCGTTAGTGCAAGAACAACAGCGCGAATTTACAAAAGTAGCTGCTGCTTTCCTATTCAAACATCTGCCGAACCCATCCAATATTGCGGTTGATTCTGTAAGTGCGGATGTGTATGGCGAAACGCTCGATCTGACACGCCTGCATACCGAATTGGATGGCAAAGAAGTGTTGGAGCTGGTGAAGCCATTCTTGACCAGCATTGCGAGTGATGAGCAGGGTATCAAAGATCTGATCGGTGCGTTTTATGATTATTATGCGCCTATTATTGCTCAGAGCGCAGGTAGCGAAGCTTCATCTGGATCGATGTTTGCCAATCGCGATACCTTTATCGAAGAAGGATATACCGCTGTCAAAGAAACATTGGATGAAGTACTGCAAGAGTATGATCAGAATCTTGCCGACGTGCGGGACAATGAGAGCTTTAACACCGTCTTCGGACCCGAAACGCGTGTAACGGCAGATGTGTATTTTGACAGCGATCTGCATGCACGTAAGCAGAATTTTGATCTGACCATTGCATTGCCGAAGGATGGTTCGATGGATTATACCTCTATCAATATTCATACCGAAAGCAATGCGTGGAATATCAATGGCAACGTAACCGCCGAGCCGGTCGATGTGAGCAGGGGCGTATTGAATATTAACGACGATACGACGCCGGGTACGATCCTGCGCAACTTTGATGCTTCATCGCCAATTGGCAAGCTACTCCAACTGGCGAACATTAGCAGTAAAACCGTCTATGTCGGACCTTACTCCGATTATGACGATCTGATCGTCCGTAACAAAATTTCCTATATCCCTGCCAAAGATCTTGCGGAGGCATTGGATGCGAAGATGCAATGGAATGCGTCCACCAAGCAGCTGACCTTCACCGATGATATTACCGGTGCAGTCACGGTGCTGAAGGTCAATTCCAAAAAGGCAACCGTTGATGGTCAAGCCAAAACATTGCCAGCGAGCGTGATTCAGGTCAAAGGTAAAACGTATGTCCCTGTGCGCGCTGTTGCGGGATGGCTTGGGGCTACAGTAACATCCAGCTCCGGCGACATCATCATTGAACGCAAATAA
- a CDS encoding aldo/keto reductase, whose amino-acid sequence MNKVMPLVRRGVNASRLALGCMPFGGSWDSEPFTEQHVKEAEAAVEAALEIGITMFDHADIYTRGKAEQVFGRILQAKPELREQIIVQSKCGIQLSDGVLPGRFNFSYDHIVQSVDDSLERLGIDYLDVLLLHRPDPLVEPDEVAEALAVLKSAGKVRYFGVSNMSAPQIEFLQQAIPDSFAVNQLEMSLGHLHFVDQDIHVNQQAGTNVNFGYGLMEYCRSRHIQLQAWGPLAQGKFSGRNVDKEPEHIRKTAALVKQLAEQKDTTPEAIVLGWLMRHPAMIQPIIGTTNPERIQACRDAEHQAEQMSRDEWYQLYTSARGQMVP is encoded by the coding sequence ATGAATAAAGTGATGCCATTGGTTCGTCGTGGTGTAAATGCAAGCCGTCTGGCGCTAGGCTGTATGCCATTTGGCGGCAGTTGGGATAGCGAGCCATTTACGGAGCAGCATGTAAAGGAAGCAGAAGCAGCAGTAGAAGCAGCGCTGGAGATCGGCATTACGATGTTCGACCATGCGGATATTTATACACGTGGTAAGGCGGAGCAGGTTTTCGGTCGCATTTTGCAAGCGAAACCGGAGTTGCGTGAACAGATCATTGTTCAATCCAAATGTGGCATTCAGCTGTCGGATGGTGTATTGCCGGGTCGCTTCAATTTCTCCTATGACCATATCGTGCAATCGGTCGATGACAGTCTGGAACGTCTAGGCATTGACTATCTGGACGTACTGCTGCTGCATCGCCCTGATCCGCTCGTGGAGCCAGACGAAGTGGCGGAAGCGTTGGCAGTATTGAAGTCGGCGGGCAAGGTTCGCTATTTTGGAGTATCCAATATGAGCGCGCCGCAGATTGAATTTTTGCAGCAAGCGATTCCCGATTCCTTCGCTGTGAATCAGCTAGAAATGAGTCTGGGGCATCTGCATTTTGTTGATCAGGATATTCATGTGAATCAGCAGGCGGGTACGAATGTGAACTTTGGTTATGGTCTGATGGAATACTGTCGCAGTCGTCATATTCAGCTACAAGCATGGGGACCATTAGCACAAGGCAAATTCTCTGGTCGCAACGTGGACAAGGAACCGGAGCATATCCGTAAAACCGCTGCACTTGTAAAGCAGCTGGCGGAGCAAAAGGATACGACACCAGAAGCGATTGTACTCGGCTGGTTAATGCGTCACCCAGCGATGATCCAACCAATCATCGGTACAACGAACCCAGAACGAATCCAAGCATGTCGGGATGCAGAGCATCAGGCAGAGCAAATGAGCCGGGACGAGTGGTACCAGCTCTATACTAGCGCACGCGGTCAAATGGTGCCTTAA